The genome window AGAAACGACATCAATGCCTAATCCTTCACTGGCCGCGATCGCGCAGATGGCTAGACAACTCCAAGCTTTGGAGGCATAAAGAACCTGAGATTCGCCGGGGTAATATTGCTTAAAAGCATCACGGTATTGGCGGCAGGTTGTGCGTAGCGTTTCTTCATCCACAACGTACAGTGGCGAACCAAACTGCTGCACCAGTTCCGTAACGTCACAACCCCCAACTTCCAAGTGATCCTGCCCATTGACTTGAGCGGTCAGGGGCAAAAGGAATTGGTTTGGGGATCGGGTTGCCGCAGCATCTCCAGGGGCAGGTAAATACTGACGGCCAGAGTTCTGAACCTCCACAGAGTAAGTCGATACCATTGCGTAATAGTTGTCCTTGGTTAGTTGACAGGCGTGAGTGCGTCTTGTTTCTCAGTGTACAATTGAGGGCTGTGCATCCAGAGCTTTCGACCCAGACTTCTCGTGAATTTCCTGGATCTCCAATCATTAACTCCAGAATTGTTGCCCGCCACTCTAGTCCTCGATCAGTTGTGTTTCGGGGGCCTATGGACTTTGGAGGGTTATCGAAGAGAACTAGAGAGCCCAAACAGTGAATTATTAGTCCTGCAAACCAGCCAAGCTCACCAAACTTTAGAGAAACAGCCTATAGAGCCTATAGAACTGGGGTCTAAAGATGATCCTGCTGCTCCACTAGTTGGTTTGGGGTGCTTTTGGGCGATCGTCGATGAAGCTCACATCACCATCGTAGCGGTGCATCCTAACTATCAAGCTCAAGGACTGGGCCAAACTCTCTTGTATGCGCTCCTTAAAAAAGCGCGACAACGAGGTTTAGATCGAGCCACTCTAGAAGTTCGCGCCTCTAATCAACCTGCATTGTTACTTTATGAGAAGTTTGGCTTCCAAGAAGCAGGGCGGCGACGGCGTTATTACGAAGAAACCGGGGAAGATGCCTTGATTTTGTGGCGTGGTGGGCTACAATCACCTGAGTTTGGTCAAGCACTTATAGATTGGCAAGCTCAGGTTCAGGCTCGGCTACACCAAGCAGGTTGGCACTTGCGGGGACTGGGCAATCCTTGAGCTTGAAGAACTTGGGGCTTACCCCTTGACTTTGTAACAAATCTTTGTCCAAAATCTCCCTTCGGAAGTAAATATTCAAAAACTTCAGCGATCGCCACCTTGAATTGGGATCGCTCGGTCTGTATTGCTGCTATCTTGCGGATGATAGCAGCAAAATTTCCCTATGCTAAAATCAGCGTACCGGCAACGCAGCAGGTGATGGATACACGCCATGTTTGAACGCTTTACAGAGAAAGCCATTAAGGTAATTATGTTGGCCCAAGAAGAGGCTCGCCGCCTTGGGCACAACTTTGTAGGTACAGAACAGATCCTCCTGGGTCTAATTGGAGAAGGGACCGGCGTCGCCGCCAAAGTACTGAAGTCTATGGGTGTCAATCTCAAAGACGCTCGGATTGAAGTAGAAAAAATCATTGGTCGAGGTTCTGGCTTCGTTGCTGTAGAAATTCCGTTCACTCCTCGCGCCAAACGTGTCTTAGAACTGTCCTTGGAAGAAGCTCGGCAGTTGGGACACAACTACATTGGCACCGAACACCTGCTCTTAGGTCTGATTCGGGAGGGCGAAGGCGTTGCAGCTAGAGTGCTGGAAAATCTTGGAGTTGACCTCTCCAAGGTACGGACACAAGTCATCCGTATGTTGGGTGAAACCGCAGAAGTTTCAACCACGCCAGGGGGCGGTCGGACGAAGACTCCTACCCTGGATGAATTTGGCTCTAACCTGACCCAAATGGCAGCGGAAGGAAAGCTCGATCCCGTTGTAGGTCGTCAGAAAGAGATTGAGCGCGTCATCCAAATCTTGGGCCGTCGGACCAAAAACAACCCAGTCTTGATTGGGGAGCCAGGGGTCGGTAAGACGGCGATCGCCGAAGGTTTGGCCCAGCGCATCGCTAACAACGATATTCCAGACATTCTGGAAGACAAGCGTGTGGTTACACTCGATATTGGTTTGCTGGTAGCAGGCACCAAGTATCGAGGTGAGTTTGAAGAACGCTTGAAGAAAATCATGGATGAAATCCGTTCTGCCGGAAATGTCATCCTGGTAATCGATGAAGTTCACACCTTGATTGGTGCAGGGGCGGCTGAAGGCGCGATCGACGCAGCCAACATCCTCAAACCTGCCTTAGCTAGAGGTGAGCTGCAATGTATTGGTGCTACCACCTTGGATGAATACCGCAAGCACATTGAGCGGGATGCTGCGCTAGAGCGTCGCTTCCAGCCTGTGATGGTGGGTGAACCCAGCGTGGATGAAACCATCGAAATCCTACGCGGTTTGCGTGAGCGCTACGAACAGCACCATAAGCTAAAAATTTCTGATGCTGCCTTAGACGCTGCGGCTAAGCTGTCGGATCGCTACATTTCCGATCGCTTCCTGCCTGACAAGGCAATTGACTTGATTGATGAGGCGGGCTCTAGAGTCCGTTTACTTAACTCGCAATTACCTCCTGCTGCTAAAGAACTCGATAAGGAACTTCGTCAAGTTCTGAAAGAGAAAGATGATGCAGTGCGGGCACAGGACTTTGATCGAGCGGGTGAGTTGCGCGATCGCGAAATGGAAATCAAAACTGAAATCCGGTCGATCGCTCAAACCAAGAAGGCTGAACCTGGCAATGAAGATGCTTCTCCAATGGTGGATGAAGAAGACATTGCTCATATCGTGGCTTCTTGGACAGGTGTCCCTGTGAACAAGCTCACCGAGTCTGAGTCTGAAAAGCTGCTCCACATGGAAGACACCTTGCATGGGCGCTTAATTGGACAGGACGAAGCGGTTAAGGCTGTGTCTCGTGCCATTCGTCGAGCACGAGTTGGCTTGAAGAACCCCAACCGCCCGATCGCTAGCTTTATCTTCTCTGGTCCTACCGGGGTTGGTAAGACTGAGTTGACCAAGTCGTTGGCAGCTTACTTCTTTGGTTCCGAAGATGCCATGATCCGTCTTGACATGTCGGAATACATGGAGCGTCATACCGTTTCCAAGCTAATCGGTTCGCCTCCGGGCTACGTTGGCTATAACGAAGGCGGTCAGCTGACCGAAGCAGTCCGTCGTCGGCCTTACACAGTGGTGCTGTTCGATGAAATCGAGAAAGCCCACCCCGACGTGTTTAACATGCTGTTGCAAATCTTGGAAGATGGTCGCCTGACCGATGCCAAGGGCCGCACAGTAGACTTCAAGAACACGCTGCTGATCATGACCTCCAACATCGGTTCCAAGGTGATTGAGAAGGGTGGCGGTGGTCTTGGCTTTGAGTTCTCGGCAGAGAGCCAGGCTGATTCTCAGTACAACCGCATCCGCTCGCTGGTC of Trichocoleus sp. FACHB-46 contains these proteins:
- the rimI gene encoding ribosomal protein S18-alanine N-acetyltransferase, translating into MNFLDLQSLTPELLPATLVLDQLCFGGLWTLEGYRRELESPNSELLVLQTSQAHQTLEKQPIEPIELGSKDDPAAPLVGLGCFWAIVDEAHITIVAVHPNYQAQGLGQTLLYALLKKARQRGLDRATLEVRASNQPALLLYEKFGFQEAGRRRRYYEETGEDALILWRGGLQSPEFGQALIDWQAQVQARLHQAGWHLRGLGNP
- a CDS encoding ATP-dependent Clp protease ATP-binding subunit, with the translated sequence MFERFTEKAIKVIMLAQEEARRLGHNFVGTEQILLGLIGEGTGVAAKVLKSMGVNLKDARIEVEKIIGRGSGFVAVEIPFTPRAKRVLELSLEEARQLGHNYIGTEHLLLGLIREGEGVAARVLENLGVDLSKVRTQVIRMLGETAEVSTTPGGGRTKTPTLDEFGSNLTQMAAEGKLDPVVGRQKEIERVIQILGRRTKNNPVLIGEPGVGKTAIAEGLAQRIANNDIPDILEDKRVVTLDIGLLVAGTKYRGEFEERLKKIMDEIRSAGNVILVIDEVHTLIGAGAAEGAIDAANILKPALARGELQCIGATTLDEYRKHIERDAALERRFQPVMVGEPSVDETIEILRGLRERYEQHHKLKISDAALDAAAKLSDRYISDRFLPDKAIDLIDEAGSRVRLLNSQLPPAAKELDKELRQVLKEKDDAVRAQDFDRAGELRDREMEIKTEIRSIAQTKKAEPGNEDASPMVDEEDIAHIVASWTGVPVNKLTESESEKLLHMEDTLHGRLIGQDEAVKAVSRAIRRARVGLKNPNRPIASFIFSGPTGVGKTELTKSLAAYFFGSEDAMIRLDMSEYMERHTVSKLIGSPPGYVGYNEGGQLTEAVRRRPYTVVLFDEIEKAHPDVFNMLLQILEDGRLTDAKGRTVDFKNTLLIMTSNIGSKVIEKGGGGLGFEFSAESQADSQYNRIRSLVNEELKQYFRPEFLNRLDEIIVFRQLTKDEVKEIADIMLNEVFRRLGEQGITLEVTERFKDRLVEEGYNPSYGARPLRRAIMRLLEDSLAEEILSGRIQDGDTAVMDVDEGQVKVLKGEKRELLPQAAE